One window from the genome of Deinococcus sp. NW-56 encodes:
- a CDS encoding efflux RND transporter periplasmic adaptor subunit translates to MNRALLPLTLLLALTACSPEGGGGEETATRLSTPPPKTTALAVRTVRAEEGELTVPRTVAATLEAGRDSNVAAQAGGTVVRVLVSEGERVASGQGVVQLDDTAAQQALTSARLGLQQAELSLRQARDAVEAARPALEAGVRAAELGLRRARQEAQDAQDRYDDDQITESALLAAQAGQAQAESALAQARNALAQNGRAGAGSPEALELSVQSARAGVTQAETALARTVVRAPFAGVVVSVAAEVGEAVGQGSPVFRLVEAGNVRARFNVTPADAAALSPGTRLNLDAGGQTYVAVVNEVSGVAGGDRLVPVTARVEGGADLPVGGAAQVRYRATVGGGVLVPSSALSVEGGESAVYVVEDGVAQRVPVRVDAESRGRVAVRGLDAGARVVTPVPGSLQDGARVRVAGGGS, encoded by the coding sequence GTGAACCGCGCCCTGTTGCCCCTGACCCTCCTGCTCGCGCTGACGGCCTGCTCGCCTGAGGGGGGAGGAGGGGAGGAGACGGCCACCCGCCTCTCCACCCCGCCGCCCAAGACGACCGCGCTCGCCGTGCGGACCGTGCGGGCCGAGGAAGGCGAGCTGACGGTGCCCCGCACGGTGGCCGCGACGCTGGAGGCGGGCCGCGACAGCAACGTGGCGGCGCAGGCGGGCGGCACGGTGGTCCGCGTGCTGGTCTCGGAGGGCGAGCGGGTGGCGAGCGGGCAGGGGGTGGTGCAGCTCGACGACACGGCGGCGCAGCAGGCGCTGACCTCGGCGCGGCTGGGGCTGCAGCAGGCCGAACTTAGCTTGCGGCAGGCGCGGGACGCGGTGGAGGCGGCCCGGCCCGCGCTGGAGGCGGGGGTCCGTGCCGCCGAACTGGGCCTGCGCCGCGCCCGCCAGGAAGCGCAGGACGCCCAGGACCGCTACGACGATGACCAGATCACCGAGTCCGCCCTCCTCGCGGCCCAGGCCGGGCAGGCGCAGGCCGAGAGTGCCCTCGCGCAGGCCCGCAACGCCCTGGCGCAGAACGGCCGGGCGGGGGCGGGCAGCCCGGAGGCCCTCGAACTGAGCGTCCAGAGCGCCCGCGCCGGGGTCACCCAGGCCGAAACCGCGCTGGCCCGCACGGTCGTCCGTGCCCCCTTCGCGGGGGTCGTGGTGTCGGTCGCGGCCGAGGTGGGCGAGGCGGTGGGGCAGGGCAGCCCGGTCTTCCGACTCGTGGAGGCGGGCAATGTCCGCGCCCGCTTCAACGTGACCCCGGCGGACGCGGCGGCGCTCTCGCCCGGCACCCGGCTCAACCTCGACGCGGGCGGGCAGACCTACGTGGCCGTCGTGAACGAGGTCAGCGGGGTGGCGGGGGGCGACCGCCTCGTGCCCGTGACCGCGCGGGTGGAAGGCGGGGCCGACCTGCCAGTGGGTGGCGCGGCGCAGGTGCGTTACCGGGCCACCGTGGGCGGCGGCGTCCTCGTGCCGTCGTCGGCCCTGAGCGTGGAGGGCGGCGAGAGTGCGGTTTACGTCGTGGAGGACGGCGTCGCGCAGCGCGTGCCCGTCCGGGTGGACGCCGAATCCCGTGGCCGGGTCGCCGTGCGCGGGCTGGACGCCGGGGCCAGGGTGGTCACCCCGGTGCCGGGCAGCCTTCAGGACGGGGCGCGGGTGCGCGTGGCCGGAGGAGGGTCATGA
- a CDS encoding site-specific integrase: MSQGAEGKRAKRAQGEGSYERLPDGRVRWRTTATTPAGERRTRSGTAKNMTAAREAVRAARAEIEREHLPASRGLTLGELVSEYVTARRGKIKAESTARDYTYTAEKYILPSLGQLKAGKVSAQRLRAYYSELEVSGLGYRTREKIHGLLRAAYTWGSAEGLVTVNPTAHARPQRPAVEGAPRLKAFTPEQAARFYLAARADRWGWPLAFALATGLRPGEVLGLRWDDVTFTPEGAAVVRVERTRSVSGGKIYESTPKTERGRRSLTVSGDAVELLRLSQAQAEKERGARLRDRGREYQPTGYVFVTRAGTPYRLDNLRRPMGRICQAAEVPVLTPHKLRHTYASVMAAGGVSVEVLSKRLGHKDPNVTRGIYRHVYDGEGEGLTFDPLTPPAQPEPRERQRVKVRARLAQGEGGSAGEPESGPTPVTPSAAKRAKA, from the coding sequence ATGTCACAGGGGGCAGAGGGGAAGCGGGCCAAACGTGCCCAGGGCGAGGGCAGCTATGAGCGGCTCCCAGACGGTCGGGTGAGGTGGCGTACCACGGCCACCACCCCAGCCGGTGAGCGGCGCACCCGGAGCGGCACGGCCAAGAACATGACCGCCGCGCGGGAAGCGGTGCGGGCGGCGCGGGCAGAGATCGAGCGCGAGCACCTCCCGGCCTCGCGGGGGCTGACCCTGGGCGAGCTGGTGAGCGAGTACGTCACCGCGCGGCGGGGCAAGATCAAAGCCGAGAGCACCGCGCGGGACTACACCTACACGGCAGAGAAATACATCCTGCCTAGCCTGGGGCAGCTCAAGGCGGGCAAGGTCAGCGCTCAGCGGCTCCGGGCCTATTACAGCGAGCTGGAAGTGTCCGGGCTGGGGTACCGGACCCGCGAGAAAATACACGGCCTGCTGAGGGCCGCCTACACCTGGGGCAGCGCTGAGGGGCTGGTGACGGTCAACCCCACGGCGCACGCCCGCCCCCAGCGGCCCGCCGTGGAAGGTGCGCCCCGGTTGAAAGCCTTCACCCCAGAGCAGGCGGCCCGGTTCTACCTCGCGGCCCGCGCTGACCGCTGGGGCTGGCCCCTGGCCTTTGCCCTGGCAACCGGACTGCGGCCCGGCGAGGTGCTGGGGCTGCGCTGGGATGACGTGACCTTTACCCCGGAGGGGGCGGCGGTGGTGCGCGTCGAGCGCACGCGCTCAGTCAGCGGGGGCAAGATTTACGAAAGCACGCCGAAAACCGAACGGGGCCGCCGCTCGCTGACCGTCTCCGGGGATGCCGTCGAGCTGCTGAGGCTGAGTCAGGCCCAGGCAGAGAAGGAACGCGGGGCGCGGCTGAGGGACCGGGGCCGCGAGTATCAGCCCACCGGGTACGTGTTCGTCACGCGGGCGGGCACCCCCTACCGGCTCGACAATCTGCGGCGGCCTATGGGCCGGATTTGTCAGGCGGCAGAGGTGCCGGTGCTCACCCCCCACAAACTGCGGCACACCTACGCCTCTGTCATGGCGGCGGGCGGGGTCAGCGTCGAGGTGCTGAGTAAGCGCCTGGGGCACAAAGACCCGAACGTGACGCGCGGCATTTACCGGCACGTGTATGACGGCGAGGGCGAGGGGCTGACCTTTGACCCGCTGACCCCACCGGCCCAGCCGGAACCCCGCGAGCGGCAGCGGGTGAAGGTGCGGGCACGGCTCGCCCAGGGCGAGGGCGGCAGCGCTGGGGAGCCGGAGAGCGGCCCCACGCCTGTGACTCCCAGCGCGGCCAAACGCGCCAAAGCCTGA
- a CDS encoding M48 family metallopeptidase, with protein sequence MPRPRPAPLWTVGGVPVQLRRSPRRRTLALQVRPGEVVLHAPTRTPEGTLAAFVESRREWAERHLRTFAARQTPAAQWYDGSPYPFLGETLTLRLVPGVRQAQRVGNEVHLPPGPDLAASLEGWSRAAALPLFRAWVEEYAEALGARDRLGRVALSGARTRWGSCTSRGDIRLHWALSRAPREVARYVVLHEAGHLLELNHSPRYWGHVARLMPEHARWRRWLREQGHTLWPS encoded by the coding sequence ATGCCGCGCCCCCGACCTGCCCCCCTGTGGACGGTTGGGGGCGTTCCGGTGCAACTGCGCCGCAGCCCCCGCCGCCGCACGCTGGCCCTTCAGGTCCGCCCCGGCGAGGTCGTGCTGCACGCCCCCACCCGCACGCCGGAGGGCACGCTCGCCGCCTTCGTGGAGTCCCGCCGCGAGTGGGCCGAGCGGCATCTGCGGACCTTTGCGGCGCGGCAAACTCCAGCGGCCCAGTGGTACGACGGTTCCCCTTACCCCTTCCTGGGCGAGACGCTGACCCTGCGGCTGGTGCCCGGTGTGCGTCAGGCGCAGCGGGTGGGCAATGAAGTGCACCTCCCGCCCGGCCCGGACCTCGCCGCGAGCCTGGAAGGGTGGAGTCGCGCCGCTGCCCTCCCCCTCTTCCGCGCCTGGGTTGAGGAATATGCGGAGGCGCTGGGGGCCAGGGACCGGCTGGGGCGGGTAGCCCTGAGCGGTGCCCGCACCCGCTGGGGCAGTTGCACCTCGCGCGGCGATATCCGACTGCACTGGGCGCTCAGCCGCGCTCCCCGTGAGGTCGCCCGCTACGTCGTCCTGCACGAGGCCGGGCATCTGCTGGAACTCAATCACTCGCCCCGCTACTGGGGTCATGTGGCCCGCCTGATGCCCGAGCACGCGCGGTGGCGGCGCTGGTTGCGCGAGCAGGGACATACGTTGTGGCCCTCCTGA
- a CDS encoding TetR/AcrR family transcriptional regulator, with protein MARPRSVSDEQIVEAARAVFLERGVGATTAEIARRAGVAEGTLFTRYATKADLFEAAVGLRDVAPWRDDLPGRVGMGEVRGHLEHVARRVLEDAARVLPRLTLMLSQGHAPDHNPLLRRIGDPLRRDLGALAAYLRAEMGLGRVRSQDPEVAALALLGALTQHVHRELLAGAEGEGDSPCFSSPLAPTDPDRFVSALLDLLWPGLAP; from the coding sequence ATGGCCCGGCCCCGGAGTGTCTCGGACGAACAGATCGTGGAAGCGGCCCGCGCCGTCTTCCTGGAGCGCGGCGTGGGGGCGACCACCGCCGAGATCGCGCGGCGGGCGGGCGTCGCGGAAGGCACGCTGTTTACCCGCTACGCGACGAAGGCCGACCTTTTCGAGGCGGCGGTAGGCCTGCGCGACGTGGCCCCCTGGCGCGACGACCTGCCCGGCCGGGTGGGCATGGGCGAGGTGCGCGGGCATCTGGAACACGTCGCCCGGCGCGTTCTGGAGGACGCGGCGCGGGTGCTGCCCCGCCTCACGCTGATGCTCTCGCAGGGGCACGCCCCCGACCACAACCCGCTGCTGCGGCGGATCGGGGACCCGCTGCGCCGGGACCTGGGCGCCCTGGCCGCCTACCTCCGCGCGGAGATGGGCCTGGGTCGCGTGCGCTCTCAGGACCCCGAGGTCGCTGCCCTCGCGCTGCTGGGGGCGTTAACCCAGCATGTCCACCGCGAGCTGCTCGCCGGGGCAGAGGGGGAGGGCGATTCGCCCTGCTTCTCCTCTCCTCTTGCTCCAACTGATCCCGACCGCTTCGTCTCCGCGCTGCTCGACCTGCTGTGGCCCGGCCTCGCGCCCTGA
- a CDS encoding efflux RND transporter permease subunit: MSTHDPPEFDLPRGTLPDGTPEPPVHPAVRFSVRNYVFSIGIFVMVVLFGLLATTRLGVELLPSFEVPVLAVSTAYPGATPDQVDREVSQRVEAAVSTLGGVVDINTTSVSNQSAVVITFSDDTNIDSAANSVSQAVAAIRGTLPSGADAPVVQKFDPNATPILTLALLGGSARAPDVAAYAEDTLVPRLERVPGVADVAVSGGPARQVQVLLDPTRLQTYRLTPGRVAGAIQASALDLPAGSVTQDGTTVGFSTRNTPTSLAEVERIVVDPASGLRVADVATVRDTSARPTSYARVNGQPAVLLSVRKASGTNSVAVADEVTEALAEQPLPDGYQLTLASDTTTATRATVEDTFKEFLIAIGAVGVIVLLFLGRLNTVFAVILAIPISISAAPLLYSLFGFSFNIVSLLAIIVAIGIVVDDSIVVAENVQRYRDMGYGLLRSVLVGGSEVFSAVTAASFSLLAVLIPLSFMPGILGQFFSQFGLGLAAAITLSWLESLLFLTVRMAYTRDPQPIGWRQVPGVLGRLPRFFREALAGVRTFSGLLLLALAGAALWVGLDRLTDLELPAVAALSILLAPVLLTLVRYLLTVLLALLEALTGTLHGWTNRGVTATARAYARSVSGVLRRPWVVMLLAGAFLLSVPLAMRNIGFAFIPQSDSGILTAEVELPPGTELSRTNALTARLEENLLARPEVRLVQTSVGAGGVLGGTNANTASLTVTLAPREERPGIEALAADYARDFSAIAAGVPGAEVRVASQQGVPGGGSDLSLALTAPNQALLAGRNRDLLRLLAADPNIASLESSLSATRQERTFVPDPARLAGTGLTVSDVAQALRTYNDGSVAGRLRDGDRSVDIVVRLDPAQVQGGESLLDQTVFAPALGANVPLAALGTFQTRQAPATLSRLNKAYTASLDIDLVPGGPNAFAYQQTLIDRAAAAGILTDGVTLGNASSFGTAGLTEDLVFYGPVVLILAVLLTYLVLGSQFNSFRYPIYLLLPVPLAIVGALWTLSLFGVDLDVITVLGMVILLGLSTKNSILYLEFVTERMRSLPLREALIEAAELRFRPIIMTTLTVLVISIPLVLGQGDGAEFRRGLGIVILGGVITSTLLTFFVVPAVFYQFERRRVAPPTPVGLGAVPAAD, from the coding sequence ATGAGCACCCACGATCCCCCCGAGTTCGACCTGCCGCGCGGCACCCTGCCCGACGGGACCCCCGAGCCGCCCGTTCACCCCGCCGTGCGCTTCAGCGTGCGCAACTACGTCTTTTCCATCGGCATCTTCGTGATGGTGGTGCTGTTCGGGCTGCTGGCGACGACCCGGCTGGGGGTGGAACTGCTGCCCAGTTTCGAGGTGCCGGTGCTGGCCGTCTCGACCGCCTACCCCGGCGCGACGCCCGATCAGGTGGACCGCGAGGTCAGCCAGCGCGTCGAGGCCGCCGTGAGCACCCTGGGCGGCGTCGTGGACATCAACACGACCTCGGTGAGCAACCAGTCGGCGGTCGTCATTACCTTTTCCGACGACACGAATATCGACTCGGCGGCCAACAGCGTCTCGCAGGCGGTGGCGGCCATTCGCGGCACGCTGCCGAGCGGGGCCGACGCGCCGGTCGTGCAGAAGTTCGACCCCAACGCCACCCCCATCCTGACCCTGGCCCTGCTGGGCGGCTCGGCCCGCGCCCCCGACGTGGCCGCCTACGCCGAGGACACGCTGGTGCCGCGGCTGGAGCGCGTGCCCGGCGTGGCCGACGTGGCGGTGTCGGGCGGCCCGGCGCGGCAGGTGCAGGTGCTGCTGGACCCCACCCGGCTCCAGACCTACCGCCTCACGCCGGGGCGGGTGGCGGGGGCGATTCAGGCCTCGGCGCTCGACCTCCCGGCGGGCAGCGTGACCCAGGACGGCACCACGGTGGGCTTTTCCACCCGCAACACGCCGACCAGCCTCGCGGAGGTCGAACGCATCGTCGTGGACCCTGCCTCCGGCCTGCGGGTCGCGGACGTGGCGACCGTGCGCGACACCTCCGCCCGGCCGACCAGCTACGCCCGCGTCAACGGGCAGCCCGCCGTCCTCCTCAGCGTCCGCAAGGCCAGCGGCACGAACAGCGTGGCCGTCGCGGACGAGGTGACCGAGGCCCTGGCGGAACAGCCCCTGCCCGACGGCTATCAGCTCACCCTCGCCAGCGATACCACGACCGCCACCCGCGCGACGGTGGAGGACACCTTCAAGGAGTTCCTGATCGCCATCGGCGCGGTGGGTGTGATCGTGCTGCTGTTCCTGGGGCGGCTGAACACGGTCTTCGCGGTCATCCTCGCCATCCCGATCTCCATCAGCGCCGCGCCGCTGCTCTACAGCCTGTTCGGGTTTTCCTTCAACATCGTCTCGCTGCTGGCGATCATCGTCGCCATCGGCATCGTGGTGGACGACTCCATCGTGGTGGCCGAGAACGTGCAGCGCTACCGGGATATGGGCTATGGCCTGCTGCGCAGCGTGCTGGTGGGCGGCTCGGAGGTCTTCTCGGCGGTCACGGCGGCCTCCTTCTCGCTGCTCGCGGTGCTGATCCCGCTGTCCTTTATGCCGGGCATCCTGGGCCAGTTCTTCAGCCAGTTCGGGCTGGGGCTGGCGGCGGCGATCACGCTGAGCTGGCTCGAGAGCCTGCTCTTTCTCACCGTCCGCATGGCCTACACCCGTGACCCGCAGCCGATCGGCTGGCGGCAGGTGCCCGGCGTGCTGGGACGGCTGCCGCGCTTTTTCCGGGAGGCGCTGGCGGGGGTGCGGACCTTCTCCGGTCTGCTGCTGCTCGCCCTGGCGGGGGCCGCGCTGTGGGTGGGCCTCGACCGCCTGACCGATCTGGAACTGCCCGCCGTCGCCGCGCTGTCCATCCTGCTCGCCCCCGTACTGCTGACCCTGGTCCGCTACCTGCTGACGGTCCTGCTGGCCCTCCTTGAGGCGCTGACGGGCACCCTGCACGGCTGGACCAACCGGGGCGTGACCGCGACCGCCCGCGCCTATGCCCGCAGCGTGAGCGGGGTGCTGCGGCGGCCCTGGGTGGTCATGCTGCTGGCGGGAGCCTTCCTGCTCAGCGTGCCGCTGGCGATGCGGAATATCGGCTTCGCCTTTATTCCCCAGAGCGACAGCGGCATCCTGACCGCCGAGGTGGAGCTGCCCCCCGGCACCGAACTCTCGCGCACGAACGCGCTGACCGCCCGGCTGGAGGAAAACCTGCTGGCCCGCCCCGAGGTCCGGCTGGTGCAGACCAGCGTGGGCGCGGGCGGCGTGCTGGGCGGCACGAACGCCAACACCGCCAGCCTGACCGTGACCCTCGCCCCGCGCGAGGAACGCCCCGGCATCGAGGCCCTCGCCGCCGACTACGCCCGCGACTTCTCGGCCATCGCCGCCGGGGTGCCGGGCGCGGAGGTGCGGGTGGCCTCACAGCAGGGCGTGCCGGGGGGCGGCTCGGACCTCAGCCTTGCCCTGACCGCGCCCAATCAGGCGCTGCTGGCCGGGCGCAACCGCGACCTCCTGCGGCTGCTCGCGGCCGACCCCAACATCGCCTCGCTGGAAAGCAGCCTCTCGGCCACCCGGCAGGAGCGGACCTTCGTGCCGGACCCTGCGCGACTGGCGGGCACCGGCCTGACCGTCTCGGACGTGGCGCAGGCGCTGCGGACCTACAACGACGGCAGCGTGGCGGGCCGCCTGCGCGACGGCGACCGCAGTGTGGACATCGTGGTGCGCCTCGACCCCGCGCAGGTGCAGGGCGGCGAGAGCCTGCTCGACCAGACGGTCTTCGCGCCCGCGCTGGGGGCCAACGTGCCGCTCGCCGCCTTGGGCACTTTCCAGACCCGGCAGGCCCCGGCCACCCTCAGCCGGTTGAACAAGGCGTACACGGCCAGCCTCGACATCGACCTCGTGCCCGGCGGTCCCAACGCCTTCGCCTACCAGCAGACGCTGATCGACCGGGCGGCGGCGGCCGGAATCCTCACCGACGGGGTGACGCTGGGCAACGCGTCCTCCTTCGGGACGGCGGGCCTGACCGAGGACCTGGTGTTCTACGGCCCGGTCGTGCTCATCCTTGCCGTGCTGCTGACCTACCTCGTGCTGGGGTCGCAGTTCAACTCGTTCCGCTACCCCATTTACCTGCTGCTGCCCGTGCCGCTCGCCATCGTGGGAGCGCTGTGGACCCTCAGTCTGTTCGGGGTGGACCTCGACGTGATCACGGTGCTGGGCATGGTGATTCTGCTGGGCCTGTCCACCAAGAACTCGATCCTGTATCTCGAATTCGTGACCGAGCGGATGCGCTCGCTGCCGCTGCGGGAAGCACTGATCGAAGCCGCCGAGTTGCGCTTTCGGCCCATCATCATGACCACCCTGACGGTGCTGGTGATCAGCATTCCCCTGGTGCTGGGGCAGGGCGACGGCGCCGAGTTCCGCCGGGGCCTGGGCATCGTGATTCTGGGCGGGGTGATCACGTCCACGCTGCTGACCTTCTTCGTGGTGCCCGCCGTCTTCTACCAGTTCGAGCGTCGCCGGGTGGCTCCGCCCACGCCCGTGGGGCTGGGGGCCGTGCCCGCCGCCGACTGA
- a CDS encoding neutral zinc metallopeptidase: MDWRNLPRSGGGVQTGGGGGLPGGGLAVGGGIGGLIIALIAMFFGVDPSVITGGQTVPTQTQTQPQTPSEAGTAGETEEYEFLDRILGSTNEVWSGIFQQAGRTYTKPILVSFRGSVPTACGQGTSATGPFYCPLDNKIYIDTAFFAQMDRQLGGGGDFAYSYVIAHEVGHHVQNELGIADQVTRAQQGARTEAEANSYGVRLELQADCFAGVWGNQVSSLANLTQEDVREAVNTAAAIGDDTLQRQSRGYVVPDSFTHGSSQQRVNWFMTGFKSGDPNQCDTFNRDYNQL, translated from the coding sequence ATGGACTGGAGAAACCTTCCCCGCAGCGGCGGCGGAGTACAAACGGGTGGCGGCGGGGGCCTGCCGGGCGGTGGGCTCGCGGTGGGCGGCGGCATCGGTGGCCTGATCATCGCCCTGATCGCCATGTTCTTCGGGGTGGACCCCAGCGTCATCACGGGCGGCCAGACGGTTCCGACGCAGACGCAGACGCAACCCCAGACGCCGTCCGAGGCAGGCACGGCGGGCGAAACCGAGGAATACGAGTTCCTCGACCGCATCCTGGGCAGCACCAACGAGGTCTGGAGCGGCATCTTCCAGCAGGCGGGGCGCACCTATACCAAGCCCATCCTGGTGTCCTTCCGGGGCTCGGTGCCCACCGCCTGCGGCCAGGGGACGAGCGCGACCGGTCCCTTCTACTGCCCGCTGGACAACAAGATCTACATCGACACCGCCTTTTTCGCGCAGATGGACCGTCAGCTTGGCGGCGGCGGCGACTTCGCGTACTCCTACGTGATCGCCCACGAGGTCGGGCACCACGTCCAGAACGAACTCGGCATCGCCGATCAGGTCACGCGGGCACAGCAGGGCGCCCGCACCGAGGCCGAGGCCAACAGCTACGGGGTGCGCCTGGAACTCCAGGCCGACTGCTTCGCCGGGGTCTGGGGCAATCAGGTCTCCAGCCTCGCCAACCTGACCCAGGAGGACGTGCGCGAGGCCGTGAACACGGCGGCGGCCATCGGCGACGACACCCTGCAACGCCAGAGCCGGGGCTACGTGGTGCCCGACTCCTTTACCCACGGCAGCAGCCAGCAGCGGGTGAACTGGTTCATGACCGGCTTCAAGAGCGGCGACCCCAACCAGTGCGACACCTTCAACCGGGACTACAACCAGCTATAA
- a CDS encoding dynamin family protein, whose amino-acid sequence MLVTAAVQDLLSRERALLADLQAFLETQGAPPEAVEYARGAARALDESFLLVVVGEFNAGKSSFVNALLGAAVLPEGVTPTTDRIYVLVHGDRPGEMEPTRDPFVSRLTYPLPSLEGVALVDTPGTNAIIRQHQALTEGFLPRADLVLFLTSADRPFTESERQFLSLAARWGRSVVLVVNKADLLETPEQREQVRQFVEAGARGVLGLTPPVFLISARAEQRGGDEGFRALRDALRSRLSETERTRLKLQSPLGTAAEILGGEEARAEAARKTLTEDLAILRDLEAQRERHRETMLGELDGQLNRLGRLLGEFEVRADRFIDDKLRFSNLRGLVNSRELEESFRREAVADLPEAIDRQFGTMIDRFVEANLHFWEDVQAFLIRRQPQGEVARTRFSYDRGALLEGIAGSARQHLETTTEQELARQLSRDAEDALKGAVGGLAGGIGLGAGIGALVGASALDFTGGILAGLTLGSLGLFVLPNKRLQAHRQLRQKVEGLREALGQIIRREYEREQERADARLRDAISPYTRFTAQEQTRLEAARTRAAELRTRLEALRTEVKALG is encoded by the coding sequence ATGCTCGTGACCGCTGCCGTGCAGGACCTCCTCTCCCGCGAGCGGGCACTCCTCGCCGACCTCCAGGCCTTTCTGGAGACGCAGGGTGCCCCCCCGGAGGCCGTGGAGTACGCGCGGGGCGCGGCCAGGGCGCTGGACGAAAGCTTCCTGCTGGTCGTCGTGGGCGAGTTCAACGCGGGCAAGAGCAGCTTCGTCAACGCGCTGCTGGGCGCGGCGGTGCTCCCCGAGGGCGTCACGCCCACCACCGACCGCATCTACGTGCTGGTCCACGGCGACCGCCCCGGTGAGATGGAACCCACCCGCGACCCCTTCGTGAGCCGCCTGACCTACCCGCTGCCCAGCCTGGAGGGGGTGGCGCTGGTGGACACGCCGGGCACGAACGCGATCATCCGCCAGCACCAGGCGCTCACTGAGGGCTTTCTGCCCCGCGCCGACCTCGTGCTGTTCCTGACCTCCGCCGACCGGCCCTTCACCGAGTCCGAGCGGCAGTTCCTGAGCCTCGCCGCCCGCTGGGGCCGCAGCGTGGTGCTCGTGGTGAACAAGGCGGACCTGCTGGAAACGCCCGAGCAGCGCGAACAGGTGCGGCAGTTCGTGGAAGCGGGGGCGCGGGGGGTGCTGGGCCTCACGCCGCCCGTCTTTCTGATCAGTGCGCGGGCCGAGCAGCGCGGCGGCGACGAGGGGTTCCGGGCGCTGCGGGACGCCCTGCGCTCGCGCCTCTCGGAGACCGAGCGCACCCGCCTGAAGCTGCAAAGCCCGCTGGGCACCGCTGCCGAAATTCTCGGCGGCGAGGAGGCCCGCGCCGAGGCCGCCCGCAAGACCCTCACCGAGGACCTCGCGATCCTGCGCGACCTCGAAGCGCAGCGCGAACGCCACCGGGAGACCATGCTGGGCGAACTCGACGGGCAGCTCAACCGCCTGGGCCGATTGCTGGGCGAGTTCGAGGTGCGGGCCGACCGCTTCATTGACGACAAGCTGAGATTCTCCAACCTGCGCGGCCTGGTGAACAGCCGCGAACTGGAGGAGAGCTTCCGCCGCGAGGCCGTGGCCGACCTCCCCGAGGCCATCGACCGGCAGTTCGGCACCATGATCGACCGCTTCGTGGAGGCCAACCTGCACTTCTGGGAGGACGTGCAGGCCTTCCTGATCCGCCGTCAGCCCCAGGGCGAGGTGGCCCGCACCCGCTTTTCCTACGACCGGGGAGCGCTGCTGGAGGGCATCGCCGGGAGCGCCCGCCAGCACCTCGAAACGACCACCGAGCAGGAACTCGCCCGCCAGCTTTCCCGTGACGCGGAGGACGCCCTCAAGGGGGCGGTGGGCGGGCTCGCGGGGGGCATCGGCCTCGGCGCGGGAATCGGGGCGCTCGTGGGGGCGTCGGCACTGGACTTTACCGGGGGCATCCTCGCCGGGCTGACGCTGGGGAGCCTGGGCCTGTTCGTGCTGCCCAACAAGCGCCTGCAGGCCCACCGCCAGCTCCGGCAGAAGGTGGAGGGCCTGCGCGAGGCCCTGGGGCAGATCATTCGCCGCGAGTACGAGCGCGAGCAGGAGCGGGCCGACGCCCGGCTGCGCGACGCGATCAGCCCCTACACCCGCTTCACCGCGCAAGAGCAGACCCGGCTGGAGGCCGCCCGCACCCGCGCCGCCGAACTGCGGACACGGCTGGAGGCCCTCCGGACCGAGGTCAAGGCGCTGGGGTAA